A genome region from Setaria italica strain Yugu1 chromosome III, Setaria_italica_v2.0, whole genome shotgun sequence includes the following:
- the LOC101773075 gene encoding uncharacterized protein LOC101773075 isoform X2: MNNKPDFYVWGIPPNFNASRGAADLCVRSEAKLQSLPRTLGGEDIKLSLTIMEHAKLTLKSGDESFLAAPGFLCIMKEAELMYQLLQCKFDSTNLISFSNQIRRSALNLMMYNVDKSTAVPAAAAMVGLAREAKIAHYVLAREDFEHYLDYEVCDMIREGTTKVLTKLEREFASDTSGHSGVLGASTTHKSEEPEARTVTKDEELAGKPLQSSEPLK, from the exons ATGAACAACAAGCCTGATTTCTATGTATGGGGCATTCCTCCTAATTTCAATGCCTCGCGTGGTGCAGCAGACCTG TGTGTTAGGAGTGAGGCCAAGCTCCAAAGCCTCCCGAGAACTCTCGGTGGTGAGGATATCAAACTGAGCCTTACAATCATGGAACACGCAAAACTAACACTTAAGTCAGGGGATGAATCTTTTCTTGCAGCCCCTGGTTTTCTG TGTATCATGAAGGAAGCTGAGTTGATGTACCAGCTGCTGCAATGCAAGTTTGACTCTACCAACTTAATCAGCTTTAGCAATCAGATCCGGAGATCTGCATTGAATCTTATGATGTACAATGTGGATAAATCTACCGCAGTCCCAGCCGCTGCAGCCATGGTG GGCCTTGCAAGGGAGGCTAAGATTGCGCATTACGTGCTGGCTCGAGAGGACTTTGAGCATTACCTAGACTATGAGGTGTGTGATATGATTCGAGAAGGTACCACTAAAGTTTTGACCAAGCTCGAGAGAGAATTTGCAAGTGATACTTCTGGTCATAGTGGTGTGCTTGGAGCTTCTACTACTCACAAATCAGAGGAGCCAGAAG CCAGGACGGTTACCAAGGATGAGGAGCTTGCAGGGAAGCCTTTGCAGTCATCAGAGCCGCTGAAG tAA
- the LOC101773075 gene encoding uncharacterized protein LOC101773075 isoform X1: MNNKPDFYVWGIPPNFNASRGAADLCVRSEAKLQSLPRTLGGEDIKLSLTIMEHAKLTLKSGDESFLAAPGFLVCFLQVRPNFVAYLISSNIYLVFVNLFSPIANNCFKCIMKEAELMYQLLQCKFDSTNLISFSNQIRRSALNLMMYNVDKSTAVPAAAAMVGLAREAKIAHYVLAREDFEHYLDYEVCDMIREGTTKVLTKLEREFASDTSGHSGVLGASTTHKSEEPEARTVTKDEELAGKPLQSSEPLK; this comes from the exons ATGAACAACAAGCCTGATTTCTATGTATGGGGCATTCCTCCTAATTTCAATGCCTCGCGTGGTGCAGCAGACCTG TGTGTTAGGAGTGAGGCCAAGCTCCAAAGCCTCCCGAGAACTCTCGGTGGTGAGGATATCAAACTGAGCCTTACAATCATGGAACACGCAAAACTAACACTTAAGTCAGGGGATGAATCTTTTCTTGCAGCCCCTGGTTTTCTGGTATGCTTCTTACAGGTCAGGCCAAATTTTGTGGCCTACTTAATTTCTAGTAATATTTATTTGGTGTTTGTTAACCTTTTTTCACCAATTGCAAACAACTGTTTCAAGTGTATCATGAAGGAAGCTGAGTTGATGTACCAGCTGCTGCAATGCAAGTTTGACTCTACCAACTTAATCAGCTTTAGCAATCAGATCCGGAGATCTGCATTGAATCTTATGATGTACAATGTGGATAAATCTACCGCAGTCCCAGCCGCTGCAGCCATGGTG GGCCTTGCAAGGGAGGCTAAGATTGCGCATTACGTGCTGGCTCGAGAGGACTTTGAGCATTACCTAGACTATGAGGTGTGTGATATGATTCGAGAAGGTACCACTAAAGTTTTGACCAAGCTCGAGAGAGAATTTGCAAGTGATACTTCTGGTCATAGTGGTGTGCTTGGAGCTTCTACTACTCACAAATCAGAGGAGCCAGAAG CCAGGACGGTTACCAAGGATGAGGAGCTTGCAGGGAAGCCTTTGCAGTCATCAGAGCCGCTGAAG tAA
- the LOC101773075 gene encoding uncharacterized protein LOC101773075 isoform X3, producing the protein MKEAELMYQLLQCKFDSTNLISFSNQIRRSALNLMMYNVDKSTAVPAAAAMVGLAREAKIAHYVLAREDFEHYLDYEVCDMIREGTTKVLTKLEREFASDTSGHSGVLGASTTHKSEEPEARTVTKDEELAGKPLQSSEPLK; encoded by the exons ATGAAGGAAGCTGAGTTGATGTACCAGCTGCTGCAATGCAAGTTTGACTCTACCAACTTAATCAGCTTTAGCAATCAGATCCGGAGATCTGCATTGAATCTTATGATGTACAATGTGGATAAATCTACCGCAGTCCCAGCCGCTGCAGCCATGGTG GGCCTTGCAAGGGAGGCTAAGATTGCGCATTACGTGCTGGCTCGAGAGGACTTTGAGCATTACCTAGACTATGAGGTGTGTGATATGATTCGAGAAGGTACCACTAAAGTTTTGACCAAGCTCGAGAGAGAATTTGCAAGTGATACTTCTGGTCATAGTGGTGTGCTTGGAGCTTCTACTACTCACAAATCAGAGGAGCCAGAAG CCAGGACGGTTACCAAGGATGAGGAGCTTGCAGGGAAGCCTTTGCAGTCATCAGAGCCGCTGAAG tAA
- the LOC101754831 gene encoding RNA polymerase II-associated protein 3 isoform X2, producing the protein MEYTARSNGTSGTSAGSFGGPYNMKYSSYLNDEPMPDAASEKEQGNEYFKQKKFTEAIECYSRSIGLSPTAVAFANRAMAYLKLRRFKEAEDDCTEALNLDDRYIKAYSRRITARKELGKLKEAMDDAEFAISLEPNNPELRKQYTEIKALHMEKLGKKTPVPTKHAVSGLDKPADKKDITSHTPTISQKGSFMEVDSPTRAAVEIRESPGGSSSSKGGSGVIVNENVLQSRNANQKPGPEASIQELASRAASRYMASTVKSVKIPKTAYDFEVSWRALSDDTAQQIQLLKSIPPASLPEIFKNALSAPFLIDIVKCSASIFWDDAALAVSILENLAKVPRFDLIIMCLSSMHKSELRKIWDQVFLAGKASADQVEALRQLRSKYIQGGCQDNAFSSS; encoded by the exons aTG GAATATACGGCGAGATCAAATGGGACTTCGGGAACTTCCGCTGGAAGTTTTGGTGGTCCGTACAACATGAAGTATTCAAGCTACTTAAATGATGAACCAATGCCTGATGCCGCGTCGGAAAAGGAGCAG GGAAATGAATATTTCAAACAGAAGAAGTTTACTGAAGCAATTGAGTGCTACTCCAGAAGTATTGGGTTATCTCCTACAGCAGTTGCTTTTGCAAATAGAGCTATGGCATATCTTAAATTAAGAAG ATTCAAGGAGGCAGAGGACGATTGCACTGAAGCTCTGAATCTGGATGATCGATATATAAAAGCGTACTCACGGAGAATTACTGCACGAAAAGAACTTGGGAAGCTTAAGGAAGCAATGGATG ATGCTGAATTTGCCATCAGTCTTGAGCCAAACAATCCAGAACTAAGGAAGCAGTATACTGAGATAAAAGCATTGCACATGGAG AAATTGGGTAAAAAGACCCCGGTGCCAACTAAACATGCAGTTTCTGGATTGGATAAACCTGCTGATAAAAAGGACATCACTTCTCATACACCGACTATCTCCCAGAAG GGCAGTTTCATGGAAGTTGATTCGCCTACTAGAGCTGCAGTGGAGATTAGAGAGAGTCCTGGTGGCAGTTCCAGTTCTAAAGGAGGATCTGGAGTAATCGTCAACGAGAATGTCTTGCAG TCTCGGAATGCTAATCAGAAGCCTGGGCCAGAAGCTTCAATTCAAGAGCTTGCATCGCGAGCTGCTTCACGGTATATGGCCAGCACCGTAAAAAGCGTCAAAATACCAAAGACAGCTTATGACTTTGAGGTTTCTTGGAGAGCTCTTTCTGATGACACTGCCCAGCAAATACAATTGTTAAAG TCAATTCCACCGGCAAGCCTACCAGAGATTTTCAAGAACGCACTTTCTGCTCCTTTTCTCATTGACATCGTGAAGTGTTCAGCCTCAATTTTCTG GGATGATGCAGCGTTAGCTGTTAGCATTTTGGAGAATCTGGCAAAAGTTCCACGCTTTGACTTGATAATAATGTGCCTTTCATCCATGCACAAATCTG AACTGAGGAAGATATGGGATCAAGTATTCCTTGCTGGAAAAGCATCAGCTGATCAGGTGGAAGCTCTCAGGCAGCTGCGAAGCAAATATATTCAGGGAGGATGTCAGGATAACGCGTTCAGTTCAAGCTAA
- the LOC101754831 gene encoding RNA polymerase II-associated protein 3 isoform X1, with the protein MEYTARSNGTSGTSAGSFGGPYNMKYSSYLNDEPMPDAASEKEQGNEYFKQKKFTEAIECYSRSIGLSPTAVAFANRAMAYLKLRRFKEAEDDCTEALNLDDRYIKAYSRRITARKELGKLKEAMDDAEFAISLEPNNPELRKQYTEIKALHMEKLGKKTPVPTKHAVSGLDKPADKKDITSHTPTISQKGSFMEVDSPTRAAVEIRESPGGSSSSKGGSGVIVNENVLQQSRNANQKPGPEASIQELASRAASRYMASTVKSVKIPKTAYDFEVSWRALSDDTAQQIQLLKSIPPASLPEIFKNALSAPFLIDIVKCSASIFWDDAALAVSILENLAKVPRFDLIIMCLSSMHKSELRKIWDQVFLAGKASADQVEALRQLRSKYIQGGCQDNAFSSS; encoded by the exons aTG GAATATACGGCGAGATCAAATGGGACTTCGGGAACTTCCGCTGGAAGTTTTGGTGGTCCGTACAACATGAAGTATTCAAGCTACTTAAATGATGAACCAATGCCTGATGCCGCGTCGGAAAAGGAGCAG GGAAATGAATATTTCAAACAGAAGAAGTTTACTGAAGCAATTGAGTGCTACTCCAGAAGTATTGGGTTATCTCCTACAGCAGTTGCTTTTGCAAATAGAGCTATGGCATATCTTAAATTAAGAAG ATTCAAGGAGGCAGAGGACGATTGCACTGAAGCTCTGAATCTGGATGATCGATATATAAAAGCGTACTCACGGAGAATTACTGCACGAAAAGAACTTGGGAAGCTTAAGGAAGCAATGGATG ATGCTGAATTTGCCATCAGTCTTGAGCCAAACAATCCAGAACTAAGGAAGCAGTATACTGAGATAAAAGCATTGCACATGGAG AAATTGGGTAAAAAGACCCCGGTGCCAACTAAACATGCAGTTTCTGGATTGGATAAACCTGCTGATAAAAAGGACATCACTTCTCATACACCGACTATCTCCCAGAAG GGCAGTTTCATGGAAGTTGATTCGCCTACTAGAGCTGCAGTGGAGATTAGAGAGAGTCCTGGTGGCAGTTCCAGTTCTAAAGGAGGATCTGGAGTAATCGTCAACGAGAATGTCTTGCAG CAGTCTCGGAATGCTAATCAGAAGCCTGGGCCAGAAGCTTCAATTCAAGAGCTTGCATCGCGAGCTGCTTCACGGTATATGGCCAGCACCGTAAAAAGCGTCAAAATACCAAAGACAGCTTATGACTTTGAGGTTTCTTGGAGAGCTCTTTCTGATGACACTGCCCAGCAAATACAATTGTTAAAG TCAATTCCACCGGCAAGCCTACCAGAGATTTTCAAGAACGCACTTTCTGCTCCTTTTCTCATTGACATCGTGAAGTGTTCAGCCTCAATTTTCTG GGATGATGCAGCGTTAGCTGTTAGCATTTTGGAGAATCTGGCAAAAGTTCCACGCTTTGACTTGATAATAATGTGCCTTTCATCCATGCACAAATCTG AACTGAGGAAGATATGGGATCAAGTATTCCTTGCTGGAAAAGCATCAGCTGATCAGGTGGAAGCTCTCAGGCAGCTGCGAAGCAAATATATTCAGGGAGGATGTCAGGATAACGCGTTCAGTTCAAGCTAA
- the LOC101754831 gene encoding RNA polymerase II-associated protein 3 isoform X3 produces MFHTFINLLGNMEVVFPRVAFWCKSYTTDTKFIRFKEAEDDCTEALNLDDRYIKAYSRRITARKELGKLKEAMDDAEFAISLEPNNPELRKQYTEIKALHMEKLGKKTPVPTKHAVSGLDKPADKKDITSHTPTISQKGSFMEVDSPTRAAVEIRESPGGSSSSKGGSGVIVNENVLQSRNANQKPGPEASIQELASRAASRYMASTVKSVKIPKTAYDFEVSWRALSDDTAQQIQLLKSIPPASLPEIFKNALSAPFLIDIVKCSASIFWDDAALAVSILENLAKVPRFDLIIMCLSSMHKSELRKIWDQVFLAGKASADQVEALRQLRSKYIQGGCQDNAFSSS; encoded by the exons ATGTTTCATACTTTTATCAATCTGCTGGGGAACATGGAAGTTGTGTTTCCAAGAGTTGCTTTCTGGTGTAAGTCTTATACTACGGATACGAAATTCATCAGATTCAAGGAGGCAGAGGACGATTGCACTGAAGCTCTGAATCTGGATGATCGATATATAAAAGCGTACTCACGGAGAATTACTGCACGAAAAGAACTTGGGAAGCTTAAGGAAGCAATGGATG ATGCTGAATTTGCCATCAGTCTTGAGCCAAACAATCCAGAACTAAGGAAGCAGTATACTGAGATAAAAGCATTGCACATGGAG AAATTGGGTAAAAAGACCCCGGTGCCAACTAAACATGCAGTTTCTGGATTGGATAAACCTGCTGATAAAAAGGACATCACTTCTCATACACCGACTATCTCCCAGAAG GGCAGTTTCATGGAAGTTGATTCGCCTACTAGAGCTGCAGTGGAGATTAGAGAGAGTCCTGGTGGCAGTTCCAGTTCTAAAGGAGGATCTGGAGTAATCGTCAACGAGAATGTCTTGCAG TCTCGGAATGCTAATCAGAAGCCTGGGCCAGAAGCTTCAATTCAAGAGCTTGCATCGCGAGCTGCTTCACGGTATATGGCCAGCACCGTAAAAAGCGTCAAAATACCAAAGACAGCTTATGACTTTGAGGTTTCTTGGAGAGCTCTTTCTGATGACACTGCCCAGCAAATACAATTGTTAAAG TCAATTCCACCGGCAAGCCTACCAGAGATTTTCAAGAACGCACTTTCTGCTCCTTTTCTCATTGACATCGTGAAGTGTTCAGCCTCAATTTTCTG GGATGATGCAGCGTTAGCTGTTAGCATTTTGGAGAATCTGGCAAAAGTTCCACGCTTTGACTTGATAATAATGTGCCTTTCATCCATGCACAAATCTG AACTGAGGAAGATATGGGATCAAGTATTCCTTGCTGGAAAAGCATCAGCTGATCAGGTGGAAGCTCTCAGGCAGCTGCGAAGCAAATATATTCAGGGAGGATGTCAGGATAACGCGTTCAGTTCAAGCTAA